In Mercurialis annua linkage group LG5, ddMerAnnu1.2, whole genome shotgun sequence, a single genomic region encodes these proteins:
- the LOC126680593 gene encoding probable 2-oxoglutarate-dependent dioxygenase AOP1, with the protein MGSDGDFSFPVIDFSDPDLKPGTTTWDLVKSQVHKAAEEYGCFQAFFNKIPQELQKGMNGALEEMFQLPEEIKKCNVSEKPFHGYLGSSSSIYESLAIDEPDIFNKVENFTNVLWPEGNTNFSNVVHSFSHAVVELDQTIRRMILEGLGVEKYADEHINSAKYLLRVSKYEAPRTTDKKIGLSAHTDTNFITILCQNQVNGLEIQTKNGDWIPVQYSADSFFVLVGEAFRAWVNNRVYSPYHRVMIAGDSKRYSGVMFSMPKENDIIKAIEELVDEEHPLVYKPFCYGEYLKQRLAYRYADRFAEGVLRNIIAPPLKEYFGV; encoded by the exons atgggttCTGATGGGGATTTTAGCTTTCCGGTGATAGATTTCTCTGATCCGGACTTAAAACCAGGCACCACTACATGGGACTTGGTAAAATCCCAAGTTCATAAAGCTGCAGAAGAGTATGGGTGTTTTCAGgcttttttcaataaaattccTCAAGAACTTCAAAAGGGTATGAATGGAGCATTAGAAGAAATGTTTCAATTGCctgaagaaattaaaaaatgcaATGTTTCTGAAAAACCTTTTCATGGTTATCTTGGATCGTCTTCATCGATATACGAAAGCCTAGCAATCGATGAACCCGACATCTTTAACAAGGTCGAAAACTTCACTAATGTCTTGTGGCCCGAAGGAAACACAAACTTTAG CAATGTTGTACATTCATTCTCCCATGCAGTGGTGGAGCTAGATCAAACGATAAGGAGGATGATTTTGGAGGGCTTAGGTGTTGAGAAATATGCAGACGAGCATATAAACTCTGCAAAGTATTTGCTAAGGGTGAGCAAATATGAAGCACCACGAACTACTGATAAAAAGATAGGTTTAAGTGCTCACACAGACACCAATTTCATCACCATATTGTGCCAAAATCAAGTAAATGGGCTGGAGATTCAAACCAAAAATGGCGATTGGATTCCTGTTCAATATTCGGCAGATTCATTTTTCGTCTTGGTTGGTGAAGCTTTCAGG GCATGGGTAAATAATCGAGTCTACAGTCCGTACCATCGCGTGATGATCGCCGGTGACAGTAAAAGGTACTCAGGTGTGATGTTTTCGATGCCCAAAGAAAATGACATTATCAAGGCCATAGAAGAATTGGTAGATGAAGAACATCCCTTAGTATATAAGCCTTTTTGTTACGGTGAATACCTCAAGCAACGATTAGCGTACCGATATGCAGACCGGTTTGCCGAGGGTGTTCTTCGCAATATTATTGCACCACCTTTGAAGGAGTATTTTGGAGTTTGA